Proteins co-encoded in one Gouania willdenowi chromosome 1, fGouWil2.1, whole genome shotgun sequence genomic window:
- the LOC114466574 gene encoding sarcalumenin, whose protein sequence is MVYITKGKRRRPLAAKMKCVASVCCLLSLLVLSGADLLPESSIHDEEPLVHVQVQQPDVDLFPCGCDTEHTEEHAAQSSSNDTPAPERAICQSCKPPSAEVPVSSSEHEIEEVTPPVEEMSEEECEEEAEVDEIVEDETSSKKEEEAKEDLLNDEENMNEAQQSDAEDGPVTDVESVDPEEEEAEEQVTIETEAAEEVVQSEPEEEPAEIPKTDAEPEETEQEVMVDPETESQAILDPEQQPEVTPEPKVTADSEEQEALEPEPELIQEPEPEPEVTADPEEQVAFEPEPEPEPEVIYESEPEPEVTADSDEPVAVEPEPEPIHEPEPEPEVTADSEEQDILEPEPRTDVDPTPQEILEPEIILEPQPEVTAEPKMEENLEPEPESLSPEPEPELKLTPIAEPTQEILPELVHEVVVESTVQTASQVEDLPVDDDEMSIGEVDPKPKDSEISGPAMRDRSHIENTLQLATAELSPQFSGSMKTLLNIYHKAIKPMEEAFKYNELRQHEVTDGEVTSKPMILFLGPWSVGKSSMINYLLGLHGTSQELYTGAEPTTSEYTVIMHGEKFRTIEGIVMAADSSRSFSPLEKFGQGFLERLVGVEMPHKLLERVTLVDTPGIIENRKQQERGYPYNEVCQWFIDRADLIFLVFDPTKLDVGGELEMLFRQMKGRESQIRLILNKADSLTTQDLMRVYGALFWSMAPLINVTEPPRVYVSSFWPLDYNADTSRALFMKEETSLLEDVNQVIENQMENKIAFIRQHAIRVRIHALLVDRYLQSYYDKLGWFGDPYEVLKDIVNDPDKYYIFKSILAKTNVSKFDLPDKEAYQDFFGVNQISSFKQLSYHCSWTGDCLLEKIERAISYELPALLASVSKSTDVPAPAKAAPTPPPPLPGTCEGPVCQEKPKNRWRRQ, encoded by the exons ATGGTATATATAACCAAGGGGAAGAGGAGAAGGCCCCTGGCAGCCAAAATGAAGTGTGTGGCGTCTGTGTGCTGCTTGCTGTCCCTCCTGGTTCTGTCTGGAGCAG ACCTTCTGCCAGAGTCCTCCATCCACGATGAGGAGCCACTTGTGCATGTGCAGGTCCAGCAGCCAGACGTAGACCTGTTCCCCTGTGGGTGTGACACAGAGCACACAGAGGAGCACGCCGCTCAGAGCTCGTCTAATGACACCCCTGCCCCAGAGAGAGCCATATGTCAGTCCTGTAAACCCCCATCAGCTGAAGTTCCAGTCTCTTCCTCAGAGCATGAAATAGAGGAAGTAACTCCACCTGTGGAGGAGATGAGTGAAGAAGAGTGTGAAGAAGAGGCAGAGGTGGATGAAATAGTTGAGGATGAAACATCAtccaaaaaagaggaggagGCGAAAGAGGATTTACTAAATGATGAGGAAAACATGAATGAAGCCCAGCAGTCTGACGCAGAGGACGGACCTGTTACTGATGTGGAGTCTGTGGatccagaggaggaggaggctgaGGAGCAAGTAACCATAGAAACTGAAGCCGCTGAGGAAGTGGTCCAATCAGAACCCGAGGAAGAACCAGCAGAGATCCCCAAAACAGATGCTGAACCAGAAGAAACAGAACAGGAAGTGATGGTAGACCCAGAGACAGAATCACAAGCTATTTTAGACCCTGAACAACAACCAGAAGTGACACCAGAACCTAAAGTTACTGCAGATTCTGAGGAACAGGAAGCtttagaaccagaaccagagctGATCCAAGAGCCTGAACCAGAACCTGAAGTGACTGCAGATCCTGAGGAACAGGTAGCTTTCGAACCAGAACCAGAGCCAGAACCAGAGGTGATCTATGAATCTGAACCAGAACCCGAAGTGACTGCAGATTCTGATGAACCGGTAGCtgtagaaccagaaccagagccAATCCATGAGCCTGAACCAGAACCTGAAGTGACTGCAGATTCTGAGGAACAAGATATATTGGAGCCAGAACCCAGAACAGATGTGGATCCTACACCTCAAGAGATTTTAGAACCAGAAATAATTCTGGAGCCACAACCTGAAGTGACTGCTGAGCCAAAGATGGAAGAGAACTTAGAACCAGAACCTGAGAGTCTGAGTCCTGAACCAGAGCCAGAGCTTAAACTCACCCCCATAGCTGAACCAACACAAGAGATCCTACCAGAACTGGTTCACGAAGTAGTAGTAGAAAGCACAGTGCAGACTGCCAGTCAGGTTGAAGACCTAcctgttgatgatgatgaaatgagCATTGGAGAAGTGGATCCTAAACCTAAAG ACAGTGAGATATCAGGTCCGGCCATGAGGGATCGCTCCCACATAGAGAACACTCTGCAACTGGCTACTGCTGAGCTATCGCCACAGTTTTCAG GATCCATGAAGACACTTTTGAACATTTACCACAAGGCCATCAAACCAATGGAAGAAGCATTCAAGTACAATGAGCTCAGACAGCATGAAGTCACAG ATGGCGAGGTCACCTCTAAGCCCATGATCTTGTTTTTGGGACCCTGGAGTGTTGGCAAGTCCTCGATGATCAACTACCTGTTGGGTCTTCACGGCACCTCTCAAGAGCTCTACACAG GTGCTGAACCCACCACCTCTGAGTACACCGTCATAATGCACGGTGAGAAGTTTAGAACCATAGAGGGCATCGTCATGGCTGCAGACAGCTCACGGTCTTTTTCACCACTGGAGAAGTTTGGTCAAGGTTTCCTGGAGCGACTGGTGGGCGTTGAGATGCCCCACAAGCTGCTGGAAAGGGTCACTTTGGTGGACACGCCGGGAATCATCGAGAACCGCAAGCAGCAAGAGAGAG gTTACCCCTACAACGAGGTCTGCCAGTGGTTCATTGATCGAGCTGATCTGATCTTCCTGGTGTTTGACCCCACCAAGCTGGATGTGGGTGGGGAGCTGGAGATGCTGTTCCGGCAGATGAAGGGCCGTGAGTCGCAGATCCGTCTCATCCTCAACAAGGCTGACAGTCTGACGACTCAGGACCTGATGAGGGTTTATGGAGCGTTGTTCTGGAGCATGGCACCGCTGATCAACGTCACAGAGCCTCCTCGTGTCTACGTCAGCTCCTTCTGGCCTCTGGACTATAATGCTGACACCAGCAGAGCGCTCTTTATGAAGGAGGAGACCTCCCTGCTGGAGGACGTAAACCAG GTGATTGAGAATCAGATGGAGAACAAAATCGCATTCATCCGCCAACATGCGATTCGAGTGCGTATCCATGCTCTCCTGGTGGACCGCTACCTGCAAAGCTACTATGACAAGCTGGGCTGGTTCGGTGACCCCTACGAGGTGTTGAAAGACATCGTCAATGACCCAGACAAGTATTACATCTTCAAATCTATTCTGGCCAAAACCAATGTCAGCAAATTCGACCTCCCTGACAAGGAGGCCTACCAAGACTTCTTTGGGGTGAACCAGATCTCCAGCTTCAAACAGCTGTCGTACCACTGCAGCTGGACTGGAGACTGCCTGCTGGAAAAGATCGAAAGAGCCATTTCGTACGAGCTTCCCGCTCTGCTCGCCAGTGTCAGTAAGAGCACAGATGTTCCCGCGCCAGCCAAGGCGGCACCAACTCCCCCGCCTCCACTCCCCGGTACCTGTGAGGGCCCCGTGTGTCAGGAGAAACCCAAGAACCGCTGGAGGAGGcagtga